atgattaaatgtAAACTATGTTTCGGTGGCGCCGTGTCACCGTTGAACACTAACCACATCTTCAATATTAAAATggaattgaatttatttatttatttatttacttacttattattattattttatattatttgttttttttatttttttttatatatgaagtATGAAGGTGCTGCATTTGAGGGTGGTAGGGGTCCAAGCATATGGGACAATTTCACTCATACGCACCCAGGTTAGAGCAGGGGACACCTCTCATATTTGTGTAACTTTTTTCTCACATGAAAGATTGATGGTAGATTCAATAAATCTAttcatttttgtgttaacaCTCTGATTCTTTAAAAAACAGGGACTGTTAATTCAGAATTCAGTCATAAGATTAGTaaaatttgaccaatttttttttctcctatgaaaattgaatttgagTTCCCGAGTACAATTTGTCTTTAGAAAAAACTCATTAACAATTTGAGTCAAATTACTTAGTTAGATTTGATAAATCTTTGTAATGGATCCCGCCAATCTTATATGtgtttttctctttctattcgaaaatgaaaccatttattatttttttagaaatagaAAGAATCTTAACTCGATACatggttataacttataatcaCGTACATAATTCAAATCTCATTCCCGCGGTGTTTTAGATCGAATAGCAGACCACAGTAATGACGATGTTGCCGTTGATTTTTACCATCGTTACAAGGTACATTCATTTTCTTAATTCAAGTTTATATTTCTAGTcaatatcaataaatatatGGCCTTCTTTAAATTTGTTTGTTGAGGTTAGTTTATTTTCTAATTGTTTGATGATATATTGTTCATCCATGAATATTTTTGACAGGAAGACATAGGCATGTTGAAGGATATTGGATTTCAAGTTTTTAGATTTTCCATTTCTTGGTCTCGAATATTACCTAGTGAGAAAAAGTCTAAGCTTTGGTTTTGTTGTTTATTAACTATATTTCCTTTTACAATCAATGcctacaaaattttattaaacttatGTCTTGAATGAGTTTAATAATATTACTTCATAAAATAGAACTCCACAAATATCTGCCGCCATTAAAAAAATCTCAACAAATatctatataataaaatataattagacTAGTTTATATGTTCATAGCTCATATATAGCTCAGTTGATAGCGAAATTATACATGTAAAATATAAGGTCTGAAGTTTTAACTCCGATAAATCCATGTCCATGTCATCACACATTTGATAGTAGAAAAATGATATATAGCAAATGGCCTGCGGATTTGGCTGCGAATTTGCTGTTTTCCTGCAGATGTTCTTGCGAATTTGGCTAAACAATTCGCAGAAAACGTGTTTCCTGCGGATTTTGGTTCCCAGCTAATACCTTTATGGGTAATAGTATCCTAAGGTAAAATCGCAGGTAATATCCGCAGCAAAATCCTCAACTAAAATCCTCAGTAAAATTCGCAGGAAAAACGTCAGCAGGTACGTAAAACCTCAAGTACCATCCAccttaaaataaaattccaacactaaactacttgacaaaaaaaatgattataccatgtcaatttttttaagatgtttGTAACTTGTaaattgataattattaaattttaattaatgtttatCAATAATCTCTGATGATTAACTATGTTAAGTGTTTAATTTAGATGGAAAAGGAGGAGTTAACAAAGAAGGCATCACATACTACAACAATCTTATAAATAAACTTCTATCAAATGGTAAGAAGATATCAACATTTTCTATACTTTCAAGCATTCACAATAACTCATGATCAAACAAATGACAAAGACATTATTGTACAAAAATACTTACAGGACTACAACCGTACATAACTTTGTTTCATTGGGATCTTCCTCAAGCACTTGAAGATGAATATGGTGGTTTCTTGAGTCCCAAAATTGTGTAATCATCTGATCTTATTGTTCTATTGAATGCATGGAACCCCCTTTTCTATATCACCCTTTTATATATTACTCTCGAGTAGAATTAATTTTGTCTCCATATAGTTTGAAGTTCGAAATTTGAGTtctttattttagaattttagaattgatttttactcttaaatttattgtttaactcacttttaaatAAATCTCTTCACCTTCGACTCGCTCTATCTTAGCCGGAACCAAATATAGACTATGTAGTACATGTTTGAAATTACATTGAGGTTGATGAAATTAATCACGGTTACACTGTGGTTTTATTTGCAGCTGAAAAGTACAACTTTTGCCAAAATACTTAATAGCTAATAAAGTTCACATTTTGATATTCCACAGGCAAGATTTTGCATATTATGCAGAACTATGCTTCAGTGAATTTGGTGACAGGGTTAAACATTGGATTACTTTAAATGAACCATACATATATAGTATCCAAGGTTATGCTAATGGCCAGTTTCCACCAGGACGATGTTCTAAATGGGTTTCATCAAATTGTACTTTTGGTGATTCTAGTACTGAACCTTACATAGTTGCACACCACCAAATTCTTGCTCATGCTACTGCAGTAAAAATCTACCGGGAAAAGTATCAGGTCAAACTCTTACTATTGAACTGGTATTTTATGAACAAATAAGCATATCAATTCTTTTGAGAAATGCATACAAAATAGAAAAAGTAGTGACATGACtacaaaattaattgaattattatttgCTTATAGATTTCACAAAAGGGTCAAATTGGGATAACACTAAATTCTAATTGGTATGTGCCATTATCCCAATCAAAATCTGACAAAGAAGCAACATCTCGAACTATTGCTTTTATGTATGATTGGTAAGTGTTTTTATCACACAAATtctgatatttttgttttttttactaaaacttAAACTCGTTCGTATTACACCTTATTTTTTTAACCCTTAGTTCAAACCAGTTGAACTATCCATGATCCATCCTATGAATGTTCGTACCAAAAATGTGTTTAAGTCTTGCTCTGCTTATAAAACGTCGGTTGATATAATTATCGATTCTAAAACTCGAAATTTATTGTAATGCAAGGTTCATGGAACCGTTACACTCGGGCGCATATCCTGCTGTGATGGTAAAAAATGTTGGGAAACGTTTGCCAAAGTTTTCAAGAAGACAGTACTTAATGGTTAAAGGGTCCTATGATTTTATAGGGTTGAACTATTACACTGGATATTATGCAACAAATTCTCGTTGTCAGAAAGTAAATCTATCTGCCTTGACAGACTCTTGCAGTACTTATACTCGTAAGCTATTCTTAATGAAGCTTATTATTTTATACACTTTAGCTTTGTGTCCTTATTATGCTGACTCATGATCCAATTTGTTGCATTATCAGCCAAAAGAAATGGGGTTCTCATTGGTCCTAAGGTACTTGAACGGTTGAACCTATAgataagtttttgtttttatgcttATGTGAGCACTTTGATTATTgaaaaattttaattgattttttaaaagttttataaatattaagaaGAATTAATTGCATTTGTCCCTCAATTATcacttttgaaataattttatttgcgCATTTTTAATTGCGCAAATTGGCTTTCAAGTGTTCCAATATAGCTAATAGGTCCACCTGaccttaaaatttataaaagacgAGTATAACAATTGAGATACTAGCGGACTCAATCGGTATAATTGTAATACTGAGTGAAACAAATGCAATTAAACCTATTTTTTTCAATACGAGTgcaattaaatttgatttttcaatttgatttttgaaaaattgataaCTTTGCAGGCCGCCTCAGATTGGCTCTACATATATCCTAGAGGAATTCAAGATTTATTGGAATACATTATGAAGAAGTTTAATGATCCAATTATTTACATCACAGAAAATGGTTGGTTTAGCCTTAAACTTTTCTacaatatatatgtttatttctcttgtattttcttttgaataccCTCTAgtgttatttttcaaaagaactgaaaattgttaaaattttgtaggagtTGATGAGGTTAATGATGGTACAAAGTCGCTTGATGATAAATTCAGAATAAACTATTTTCGTCAACACCTTTTGTATATTCAAAAGGCCATAAGGTAAGTTTCTTTTGAACAAAATAACATAGAATAAAAATGTGATattgaatataataatatttctatAATAACACTTTGGAATTTGGTAAAGAAATGGTGTAAAGGTGAAGGGCTATTTTGCATGGTCATTTTTGGACGATTTTGAGGGGATTGATGGGCACACCGTACGCTTTGGAATGATATATGTTGATTACAAGAATGGACTAAAAAGATATTATAAAAGATCAGCTTTGTGGTTCAAAACTTTTCTTCATCAATGAATAATATTGGTTCTTAGCATTGAACAAGATTCATGGAAAAGAGATATGAATCAAGTGCTCCATTCTTGATCAAAGTTATATTTGAGTTTAGGTCATTGAGCAAAATGACACTTTGATTGTTCATGAAATTGGCCTatataataaagttttattgtCATTAGCAACTATATTTTCCACAAAGTCAAAgcaatattgtttttttttttgtctaaacaCTTAACACTAATTAATGTCTTATAATTAAGGgcatatgttaaaaaatttaaaagtatagagcttgcattaaaaaaataatattttaacttttaaaaagtaCAAATATGTCTATATTGATTTCACTACAAGGAAAAAAAACCTATTCCTACAGTTGTTTTCAATAGCTGGGATGTTTTACATACGGGCATGATAAACACCGTCAGTAGAagttagttttatttatttattaattatctcTATCATTATAGAGCttgcattaaaaaaatttaaaagtatagagctttcattaaaaaattaatatttaacttttaaaaagtaCAAATATGTCTGTATTGATTTCActacaagataaaaaaataataataaaaaaaaaaaaaaactattcctATTGTCGTTTTCATTAGCTGAGATGTTTTACATACGGGCATGATAAACACCGTCACTAGAAGTTATCATTCACAAATCACAATAGCTCATTGTGATCAATCGCGCTGGACTATCCATAATTAAAGATTCAATAGTTCGTCGTTTGACACTCTCACAGTCGTTCACCACTAAAGATTGGTTCACCATTTTGAAACCCTAAGGCACTGCCTTAGAGCCATCTATCATCTCTATGTCAAGCTTGTTGTTCACGATCGTGATTTATGATTCATGTTTTTGCTCATATCTAATCAATTTTTATTGGGTAAAATAACTTTAATGATATTATGAATTATTTATCCGTAGAATTTATAGTAGAATGAAAATGactccctccgtttttttaAGTGTCGCTTTTCGTCGGATTTTGCGTTTCAATTTAACTGTCGTTTTGGTATTTTAAGGGTACGAATTGTCAATAATATCATTTGtcaaatactctttttttttaataaaactaattaatgctatatatttgaaaaacaaagtttttttttcaaatgttttttttttgtacttaacgtattaattttttgttttttttatataatatattaaatttattggaaagagaaaagtgtgtgcaaaaaaaataaaaatattaaaataaggatataataggaagataatgtaCAAAAATACACTTCCTAAATTTGGTGTTACTATTGAAGACACTTTAAAAAAAGCATTAATTTGATTTAGTGACAGTCAATAACCGTAGGtagaataatatttttgtttacaatgctATTCTAGGAATTACCTACGGTAGCTTTTGCTACAGGTTGGAAACATATAGTGACAGCCATCAAGCAACTGCAGACGGATAATTTGTCGGTAGGTATAATCCACTGGGGCTGTAGGTGAAAGTCAGAATAAGACATTTAGTGACAATTTTACaaataaggtttttaatgaggcagttgtTTTTTTCGCCCCCACTTGGGTATTGATCTAGTCAAGTTCTCTTGTAtctctttttaataaatttaagagTTAGTTTGCTTGTAGGAGGAATGCCAACATGATTGGGATGTGTTTATTTCTTTTGCTAAGTTATCTCCTTTtgctttacaaaaaaaaaaagcaacagtTTTAATTTGTTCTTCTTAATAGTTATAGACTTATAGGGAACGGTTCAAGTTGTTCTTTTAAATAGTTATAGACAACAGATTCAATTTGTTGCAATTGCTTATACCCAATAAAACCAATGTCCAAAGATAGGGCAACGCCTTAGACTACAACGGTGGAAAATCATTGCCGAAAGTAAAGACAACATTGTTCCAAGATAGGCAACATTTTTCAACCATTACCCCATAGACCAAAAATATTGTGGTGCAATCAATATTATAGATTAGATACAcattttattaaatgaaattaaaaatgataaattgtttatatacaataCCCAAAAGAGTATTTACATTGAGTTTGACCACTTGTGCAAAGTGCAGAGATTATTGGATTACACCTTATGATActcattattataatataaaatagagaTGTATTTTGATCTGATGGAGATATATACACTATATGAGGATAATAATATGTGGGTATAGTTCCAACTTAAAAGATGTTTGGAcacataagaaaaataattaaaaggaaaatattttagtcatattttttatttgaattatttaacctttattttttttttaaatagtctaGCGGCATGGTCAATATCACACACTTTAAGTGTGGAAAGTAAAGAATTTGAGATTCAAACTCTCACCACTTTAATAATATCTTTAGTATATTTACTAACTAATTAAGTTATATTTATAAGGATATCtagcttttattttttgaataaatatcaTTCTCCTTCCTTAAAATTAAAGATGCCATACTACTCTCATATCTTActttatttggtaaaaaaataatagatatttgataagctagcttataatgCATGAACTTATGATGAATAGCTTATAAGCTGCCTGATTGAATTGGTAACGAGAGTCTTTTATCTTAAATTATACATATTTTTTGGCAAGATATTTTCAATATCTAAAGTTACGGTGTTGAATTataatttgatcttttttattttaattgtgtatgTTGAGTCTCTAAAAAAGGATATTTCAGAGTTCAACCGAGAGTTTAAGTGAAAAATATTCTTTTAGGATATAAATGACTTTATTATTAcatgaattatatattttgagtcaaaataaaaactttttttcttaactTTCAGCCATCaccaaacaaatattataattttatcaagcaacttattattatgtttttgtggCATAACTTATTATTATGTTAAACAACCTATGAATAAACAActtattatatattatgttCTTTGAGAATAATTTAACAGCAAGTCAACCACACTGtctaaaaatattattacgttgaatttgtttcattttagtaaaaaattcatttttttatcaaaataagaatctattttcaatagcttttatcaaaattcatttttttatcattcatcatccctcaccatcttaaaaaaatagatcttaatgattgtaaacaaacagcaaatagctttagatttttttcaaaatctctacaaaaaaatgattttcttcaaaatgattttttaaaaaaaaatcattttttttaaatctcaaacaaacgGACCCAAAATTAAATAGCAATATAGCATGCACTTTAATATTATAGAGATGGCAAACAAATTTAGAGAAGTCCTACAAAAGGGACCACAAAACTTACAATAAAAGCACAAACCAAGACATGGTGTACAAAcgtttaatttgttgtttttttttttaaaaccaacGCTTAGGTACCATGCACTTTAATTATTGTACCCCAATCAAAAATTATTGTACCCCAATATGGGGCTATTTTGCATTATTGTTAacggtcatgctaaacagtgcccccggggcactagttaagcatactaaaaaaagaaacaaatgaaaaagttaatgatgagagagaataattttttacatattaaagtattgaatgcacaatttacgagatgaaatttccatatttatatccttaactagtgcccgggggcactgtttagcattttcctattgtTAATGGTAGAAGAAACGTCTACAAGGACATTCTGGTGGCTGGACCAGTGGATTGACAGCGTGGTTCTTTTTTCTTGTTGCTAAATCTAGTCACTACTACTAGTACTTGGTTTTATACCATCACATGCAATTCACAACTACCCTATCCATTCCAAATTATTagtatatattgattgataaataaaatttatttttcaatttagcTCTCTTTCAATTTACTAGATATACATTCTTTTTATGGTGAGTGCATGTTCGGATGGGAAAGCTACTTAATTTTCCCATGATGGGAAAATGCATAATCTCACCATCCAAGTTACTAGCCATCGCAATACTGAGTGCATGAAGAAAACTAATTTTTAACTATAGATGAAGCTGAGTATTTTCACTTGAAGAAAACTAATTATgttctaaaattaaaatagcacatatttatcaaaaataattacacattagTGAAAGACAAACAAGTAAAATAATCTGATTCGGAGGTCATATTTGATATCATGTGTCTGTGCGGTGATTGGCGTTGCGGGGATCGAAATATGGTCATCCCTAAcaagttcagtgtcaatcaccattataccaactaacgattgattcatttgtatcctttttttttaccatGACAATCTTAACTCATTTCATTCATCAAAATAGTTTCAATACAGGATGATGTATAATCAAAATCTTGGCGACTAGCAAAGGacaacaatttaaataaaatcaaattattcaTTCCAATGTTAATGCATTAATTAGGGAGACATATTTTTAACGTTAGTTCAATGTTAGGTTtggaataaaacataaaattttagaattattAATGTAAGAAAATTAACTTCGGTctatgtaaattttttaaagtattccttataaaaaaaatcggaGAAAATTATTCTAAAAAAACTGGCTCTGACAAATTAAAGGCCATAGTGGGAGTATtaacaaagataaaaataatCAACTAGAGACAGATTTAGAGACAAGGTGATTTAGAGACAGGATATTCGGTCTCTAACATCTGTCACTAATacacatattttaattttcgtctctgatttttttttctgtctcTAATTTCGTCTCtaatagagaaaaaataaattttgtctcTACATTCCGTCGGTATTTAaactttttctagtagtgactCATGAATAGATAAAAATTAACAAGAAACCTTGTATAAAGGTAGTCAATCTCATATCCAAGCCATccaatattttactaatatatCAATGGTATATTTGATCTTTTCCCATCATGTGAAAATTAAGAGACCTTCCCACCTTAACCTCCACCTCTTTTTATAGGCGGTGTTAAATGAGCTTGAATTTGATCCCAAAAGCTAGCTCGAAAATGAAAGTGTTGAAACACATTTATACACTCAACAATCTAAAAATCCGAGTAATATGTGAAACTCCAAACTTCAATAAACACTTCATGTGCTTGAATGACGAAACTTGGTCCTCAACTCGGCTTTCCTTAATGTTTTGGTTACAGCGTGTTTGTTTCCACAACCACATCATTTTCACCGTGCATTTATAAATTCAAAGTAGGAAGGAAGCTTCAATACCACATGATGAGCCGGTAGGTACTACGACATGAGGGGCATCAAATATGAATAAATTTCGTGAGAAATTGACAAAAcataattataagaattttgtTCATATTATCATATTTAGCATCGATCAAAAAAGTTTTGGGTCGTACGAAACAATGTTTCCAGATCATTACTTAAGATGATGATGTTGctacttataaacatattttcatgTCATATCCAACGTTGGACTATTAACAACCTGCCTTATGTCCAACACTATTAAATTTGCTATgagatataaatggtgggtgactCAATAGTGAAAACCTGATAATAGGTGATTCAACTCGATCTTATAAAAATTATGCAAGGTAATGATTATCTCTACATATAAATCTATGTTTAGACCATCTCTCTAAAGTTTTATTTGGATAGATGGAACGACCGAAAAAAGTGTTATAGAATATAGTTCCattgattgtcaaaaaaaaatatagttccATTGTAcgttggtatttttttttaaaaaaaaaagggatgaATTGGTATATGACAGTCTCTATTCCACTCCATTCCCTCATTTTTATATTCCACCAATTTGGTATGCGtgttgattttggcagaattgattctgtaaaattgattctggccaaaattgattttaagctgaagtggtttatgtttggatatattcatgaaaaagtgagttgaacaaaaaatttgagtgtaaaaatcaattctagaatcagaagctatgatttctagcttcaagtagaatcaattctggaggcagaatcaattctacttttgagaaaccaaacaagtcagaatcaattctacacgtccagaatcaattctggatgctccagaattgaaaccaaacatacacatagAATATCATTCcgttatttgtatttttattttttaaaaaaaatgaaaatgaagcgGTATATGATGGTCTCTATTCCACTGCATTCcctcattgttttttttaaataaaaaataaaaaatggaatgAAGTGTATATATGAGAtggaatgaaatatttttaaataataatcaCCAAATCATCCatttatatatacttttatAAGAAACCACTAGCttgtgaatttttatttttttaaaaatcgaagttttttttactcaaaataaaTTAGTCCACCAAAATTAACACCAGAAAAAATCAAAACTGTGGCTTTTAACAGAAACCTACTCCAATGCTCACTACTCACTAGACCAACCAAGTGGGATAGCTTGTGAAATCTGATGTGTTAATTTCGATCACATTTTCTTCATGTGCTCTTAAACGTTTTGACGTCTTTTTCCTTTAACAAATGTTTCAACACACCAGCGTTTTacatcttttttctctttttcatatCTATTATACAAccacaatattattattattattattattattattattattattattattattattattattttcatttttttcattcaccTCCGCCCACACCATTCAATTtcatttaattcttttttttttggtgataaaattcatttaattcTATTCACTCGTTTTTTGAAATATCCATTCCATAGTATATGGCAATCATAAATCCATACCCACTACTCTGTTGCTTGCATTcacttcttttttgtttgtttttgtttttatttggtcaaaacttcttttttgtttttaaatttggcACGTTGGTTATACTCGATCATTGAGATACAGTTGATTTGTTGATACAAAATACTGTTGAGATTGATATTAAATAGACAAAATGCATTCAAAAGTTTTGAGCTTTATTACATATTTGTAATAGATAGatcatttttaagttttttagataacaaatatgttttttaagtTATTAACTTGTTCACCGTTATTCTTTCAGATATCTTTCGttataaaaatttgttgtaCCATTACCCTTTCAGTTGTCTTGTTGCAATGTGGTTGTTAACGTCGACTTCCATCATGGTGAATGTTTTTTATGAAAAAGTCTTGAAATTGAATattaggcctaactcaaccttacaaaaccggcttgtaaggtgatgattgcctctagtatataaacacttagtcaggccatctctcaaccgatgtgggactcttaacacaccccctcacgcccagcactattgggcttggtgcgtggatataaatggtaggtggcccgataacgaaaacctgataacaggtggtcCAACGGATCGtagagaggctctgataccatcttgaAATTGAGTattaggcctaactcaaccttacaaaaccggcttgtaaggtgaggattgcctctagtatataaacacttagtcaggccatctcaaccgatgtgggactcttaacaaaaAGATACATATGTTGGAGGAGTTTAACTAAAATCGTAACGGTACATCAACTTATAAACTTAAAACATCTTACAAACGTGAAACTTAAAGAACATTTGAATGCATTTAACCTAAATTTACTAAGTACTCCCTCTATCCCAAATCTTTAGTCCTTTTAGCTTTTTAGATTTGT
This portion of the Trifolium pratense cultivar HEN17-A07 linkage group LG3, ARS_RC_1.1, whole genome shotgun sequence genome encodes:
- the LOC123917521 gene encoding beta-glucosidase 12-like — its product is MKYEGAAFEGGRGPSIWDNFTHTHPDRIADHSNDDVAVDFYHRYKEDIGMLKDIGFQVFRFSISWSRILPNGKGGVNKEGITYYNNLINKLLSNGLQPYITLFHWDLPQALEDEYGGFLSPKIVQDFAYYAELCFSEFGDRVKHWITLNEPYIYSIQGYANGQFPPGRCSKWVSSNCTFGDSSTEPYIVAHHQILAHATAVKIYREKYQISQKGQIGITLNSNWYVPLSQSKSDKEATSRTIAFMYDWFMEPLHSGAYPAVMVKNVGKRLPKFSRRQYLMVKGSYDFIGLNYYTGYYATNSRCQKVNLSALTDSCSTYTPKRNGVLIGPKAASDWLYIYPRGIQDLLEYIMKKFNDPIIYITENGVDEVNDGTKSLDDKFRINYFRQHLLYIQKAIRNGVKVKGYFAWSFLDDFEGIDGHTVRFGMIYVDYKNGLKRYYKRSALWFKTFLHQ